From a single Streptomyces liliifuscus genomic region:
- a CDS encoding DUF1152 domain-containing protein, giving the protein MTRLIVAAGGGGDAVAAAMLHTALYGDEEQTVILTYAWDRLLIDPVPGPRGLDNFTGLEQLTPAVWTVPADARPIAPAGSTLPRLAAELPHTFALIDPHHGAEGITRQLEELIAHLSPETIDLLDVGGDILARGDEPTLKSPLADALTLAACCQVNAAIRLLVAGPGLDGELPLDDLRDMLGPLVHTFTAKDVEAIGSVLEWHPSEAAGMLAATARGVRGTCEVQDAGLPVTLTDEGPTVHEVDLDDAVTRNQLARAIMETETLDEVEAHSREVCGYSEIDYERNKAAQLKDQQHTDLVPQTVLAQLDQFEGEARRHGVTHTTFRHLTEALNLNGSQREDLRQLLIGSRPQQYEAPLWRLT; this is encoded by the coding sequence ATGACGAGGTTGATCGTCGCAGCAGGAGGAGGGGGCGACGCAGTCGCCGCCGCCATGCTCCACACCGCCCTCTACGGCGACGAGGAGCAGACGGTGATCCTCACGTACGCGTGGGACCGCCTCCTCATCGACCCGGTACCGGGCCCGCGGGGGCTGGACAACTTCACCGGCCTCGAACAGCTCACCCCGGCAGTCTGGACAGTGCCGGCGGACGCCCGCCCGATCGCACCCGCGGGCTCCACGCTCCCCCGGCTTGCGGCAGAGCTCCCGCACACCTTCGCCCTGATCGACCCTCACCACGGCGCCGAGGGCATCACACGCCAACTCGAAGAGCTCATCGCCCACTTGTCACCGGAGACGATCGACCTGCTCGACGTGGGCGGCGACATCCTCGCCCGGGGCGACGAGCCGACCCTGAAGAGCCCGCTCGCGGACGCCCTCACGCTTGCCGCGTGCTGCCAGGTGAACGCAGCCATCCGGCTACTGGTCGCAGGCCCCGGACTCGACGGCGAACTACCCCTCGACGACCTACGCGACATGCTCGGCCCCCTCGTCCACACCTTCACGGCCAAGGACGTCGAGGCAATCGGCTCCGTTCTGGAATGGCACCCGTCCGAGGCCGCCGGAATGCTCGCCGCCACCGCCCGAGGCGTACGCGGCACCTGCGAGGTCCAGGACGCCGGCCTACCCGTCACGCTCACGGACGAAGGCCCCACCGTCCACGAGGTCGACCTGGACGACGCCGTCACCCGCAACCAACTGGCCCGCGCCATCATGGAGACCGAAACGCTCGACGAGGTCGAAGCGCACAGCCGGGAAGTCTGCGGCTACTCGGAAATCGACTACGAACGCAACAAGGCCGCACAGCTCAAAGACCAGCAGCACACGGACCTGGTCCCACAGACCGTGCTGGCCCAACTCGACCAGTTCGAGGGCGAAGCCCGGCGCCACGGAGTCACCCACACAACATTCCGCCACCTCACCGAAGCCCTGAACCTCAACGGCTCCCAGCGCGAGGACCTACGCCAACTCCTCATCGGCAGCCGCCCCCAACAGTACGAAGCGCCCCTGTGGCGGTTGACGTGA
- a CDS encoding FkbM family methyltransferase — MAPALVHHFVMSMNAIELHSINRWEASFLREEVDGYFTHGIECTPGATVLDVGANIGVFSAAVYERLDGDVRIYAFEPMPPLHATLERNAREFFNGRLTALPYGLASRDDELDFSYIPAATIFSSSSRDQGNIEDERRRVTASVVEMIRQGGLGPVLRRVPAPVLTPLISRKLRVLRRLETHRVKVRPLSSVLDEQGIDHIDLLKVDVEGAELEVLRGIEERHWPLVRQAVVEVEGWQQNRDTVREVLLTHGFKVSTEQDSVQRAGDIGMVFAVRP; from the coding sequence TTGGCTCCAGCCCTGGTACATCACTTTGTCATGAGCATGAATGCGATTGAACTGCACAGCATAAATCGTTGGGAGGCGTCCTTCCTGCGCGAGGAGGTGGACGGCTACTTCACTCACGGCATCGAGTGCACGCCGGGCGCGACGGTACTCGACGTGGGCGCCAACATCGGTGTGTTCTCGGCCGCCGTCTATGAGCGGCTGGACGGAGACGTGCGGATCTACGCCTTCGAGCCGATGCCGCCACTCCACGCGACACTGGAACGCAATGCTCGTGAGTTCTTCAACGGGCGTCTGACCGCGCTCCCTTACGGCCTGGCGTCCCGTGACGACGAGCTCGATTTCAGCTACATTCCGGCCGCCACGATCTTCTCGTCCTCCTCGCGGGATCAGGGGAACATCGAGGACGAGCGGCGCCGGGTCACCGCCAGCGTTGTCGAAATGATCCGCCAGGGCGGCCTGGGACCGGTCCTGCGCCGCGTACCCGCCCCCGTCCTCACTCCTCTCATCAGCCGCAAGCTGCGGGTGCTGCGGCGGCTCGAGACGCACCGGGTGAAGGTCAGGCCCCTGTCATCGGTGCTCGACGAGCAGGGCATCGACCACATCGACCTGCTGAAGGTCGATGTGGAAGGCGCCGAACTCGAGGTACTCAGAGGCATCGAGGAACGGCATTGGCCGCTGGTCCGCCAGGCCGTCGTCGAGGTGGAGGGCTGGCAGCAGAACCGCGACACAGTCCGCGAGGTCCTCCTCACACACGGCTTCAAAGTCAGCACCGAGCAGGACTCGGTGCAGCGGGCCGGCGACATCGGAATGGTGTTCGCGGTCAGGCCCTGA
- a CDS encoding ATP-binding protein: MADFVGRRHELETLDRELGKVTAGLGGERPGRCVMLRGRRRVGKSRLVERFAERSGAPFLFYAATGASSGADLERLGQDAQSSSLPLSNLLSAARPASWDAAFDVLAAALPHDRASLVVMDEVPYLMDAEGAFEGMLQRAWDRVLETKPVLLVLIGSDLSMMEALNDYGRPFHQRGREMVLGPLNPAEVGEMLDLDPASAFDAALITGGLPLICAEWTHGAGMWEFLQAALSDPVSALLVSAERSLAAEFPQQVQARTVLSAIGSGERTFSNIARAAGGIGATPLQRSLAILMDKRVIAAELPVSTRPSKDRRYRVADPYLRFWLKLLGPAMEEIERGRGDLTLRRIRENWTSWRGRAVEPLVREALARLLPDANLPAAPAIGGYWTRTNDVEIDVVGADRAPVAKELLFVGSVKWLENSPFDRHDLAALHRHRAALTPAPVPVIALSRSGTDCAGLDAAYGPAELLAAWSS, translated from the coding sequence ATGGCAGATTTCGTGGGCAGGCGGCACGAGCTCGAGACGCTGGATCGCGAGTTGGGCAAGGTGACGGCCGGGCTCGGTGGGGAGCGACCCGGGCGGTGCGTGATGCTTCGGGGGCGCCGCCGGGTGGGTAAGTCGCGGTTGGTGGAGCGATTCGCCGAGAGGTCCGGTGCGCCGTTCCTCTTCTACGCCGCCACGGGGGCGTCGTCGGGGGCGGATCTGGAGCGCCTCGGCCAGGATGCGCAGTCATCCAGCCTTCCGCTGTCGAATCTGCTGTCCGCTGCCCGCCCGGCGAGTTGGGACGCCGCCTTCGATGTACTGGCGGCGGCACTGCCGCACGACCGGGCGAGCCTGGTGGTCATGGATGAGGTGCCCTATTTGATGGACGCGGAGGGCGCCTTCGAGGGCATGCTTCAGCGGGCGTGGGACCGAGTGCTGGAGACGAAACCGGTTCTGCTGGTTCTCATCGGCTCCGACCTGTCGATGATGGAGGCGCTGAACGACTATGGACGCCCGTTCCACCAGCGCGGACGGGAGATGGTGCTGGGTCCGCTCAACCCGGCGGAGGTGGGCGAGATGCTGGACCTCGATCCCGCCTCGGCCTTTGATGCGGCCTTGATCACCGGTGGACTGCCGCTGATCTGCGCAGAGTGGACGCACGGCGCCGGGATGTGGGAGTTCCTGCAAGCGGCACTCAGCGATCCGGTCTCGGCCTTGCTGGTGTCGGCGGAGCGCTCGCTCGCCGCGGAGTTCCCCCAGCAGGTCCAGGCCCGCACCGTCCTCTCGGCGATCGGCAGCGGTGAGCGGACGTTCTCCAACATCGCCCGCGCCGCCGGCGGGATCGGGGCGACCCCGCTGCAGCGGTCGCTGGCGATCCTCATGGACAAACGGGTGATCGCGGCGGAGCTTCCCGTGTCCACGCGACCTTCGAAGGACCGTCGCTACCGGGTCGCGGACCCCTACCTCCGCTTCTGGCTGAAGCTCCTGGGCCCGGCGATGGAGGAGATCGAGCGGGGCCGGGGCGACCTGACGCTGCGACGCATCCGCGAAAACTGGACCAGCTGGCGTGGCAGGGCCGTTGAACCTCTGGTGCGCGAGGCGCTGGCACGGCTGCTGCCCGACGCGAACCTCCCCGCCGCCCCCGCCATCGGCGGCTACTGGACCCGCACCAACGATGTGGAGATCGACGTCGTAGGAGCGGACCGCGCGCCGGTCGCCAAGGAACTGCTGTTCGTCGGCTCGGTGAAATGGCTGGAGAACTCCCCGTTCGACCGGCACGATCTCGCGGCGCTGCACCGACACCGCGCCGCGCTCACGCCTGCTCCCGTGCCTGTGATCGCGCTCTCGCGCAGCGGCACCGACTGCGCGGGGCTCGACGCCGCGTACGGCCCGGCGGAACTCCTCGCGGCGTGGTCCTCCTGA
- a CDS encoding phosphatase PAP2 family protein, with protein sequence MTLSGRRGPRAGLWAAAGVVGLGFLVALEIAARHYGQPGPITNQAREVIFAPKSGFLLYAGMALTMVVLTWRQRFIAVGAAIGIDIAFAAVRWAADARVTDGHPFGNGALWVILGCGVVALTRRTGRERVLLLKGVGLGLLLVAGRKTGDIWLLITSKTRPGVLDQYVATADHALGNPSWLVGRLVAATGPIGSNLLNIVYGQLAVAAVVVALYQLRHVAAERRFPRHHLVRTFLVIGLLGPATYLIFPVVGPVFAYGTGVEHWSSVGLWPEAPPSGQWAVANLWPQTLPPISTPHPMPFDAITPRNCMPSLHTAWATAIFIHSRKAPRALRFAGTFWLVATLGATLGFGYHYGVDLIAGVVFTLTIEAALRSFDHGWDRPGLRLVAYGTTVFAALLVSYRYLPLEMAGHPWLYGPLLVLTMTSVIYGYARTVALWERGPTSVRPVEREPQVELV encoded by the coding sequence ATCACGCTCTCCGGGCGGCGTGGGCCACGGGCGGGACTCTGGGCGGCGGCAGGTGTCGTGGGCCTCGGATTCCTCGTGGCACTGGAAATCGCCGCACGTCACTACGGCCAGCCGGGGCCGATCACCAATCAGGCGCGAGAGGTGATCTTCGCCCCCAAATCCGGCTTCCTGCTGTACGCCGGTATGGCGTTGACGATGGTGGTTCTCACCTGGCGGCAACGGTTCATCGCGGTCGGCGCCGCGATCGGCATCGACATCGCCTTCGCGGCGGTCCGCTGGGCGGCGGACGCCAGGGTGACCGACGGCCACCCCTTCGGCAACGGCGCGCTGTGGGTGATCCTGGGCTGCGGGGTCGTCGCCCTGACCCGCCGCACCGGCCGGGAACGCGTCCTGCTGCTGAAGGGCGTCGGGCTGGGCCTGCTCCTGGTGGCCGGCCGCAAGACCGGCGACATCTGGCTGCTCATCACCTCCAAGACCCGCCCCGGGGTGCTCGACCAGTACGTGGCAACCGCCGATCACGCGCTGGGCAACCCGTCGTGGCTGGTGGGCCGGCTCGTCGCGGCCACCGGCCCGATCGGCTCGAACCTTCTCAACATCGTCTACGGCCAGCTCGCGGTGGCCGCGGTCGTCGTCGCGCTGTACCAACTGCGCCACGTGGCGGCCGAGCGCCGCTTCCCGCGCCACCACCTGGTGCGTACGTTTCTGGTGATCGGCCTCCTCGGGCCCGCCACCTACCTGATCTTCCCGGTGGTCGGACCGGTCTTCGCCTACGGCACCGGTGTCGAGCACTGGTCGTCGGTCGGCCTGTGGCCGGAAGCGCCGCCCAGCGGGCAGTGGGCGGTGGCCAACCTGTGGCCGCAGACGTTGCCGCCGATCAGCACCCCGCACCCCATGCCGTTCGACGCGATCACCCCACGGAACTGCATGCCCAGCCTGCACACGGCGTGGGCCACCGCGATCTTCATCCACTCCCGGAAGGCGCCGCGGGCTCTGCGATTCGCGGGCACGTTCTGGCTGGTCGCCACACTCGGCGCAACACTGGGATTCGGCTACCACTACGGCGTGGATCTCATCGCGGGCGTGGTGTTCACGCTCACGATCGAGGCGGCCCTGCGCTCGTTCGACCACGGCTGGGACCGCCCGGGGCTCCGACTGGTCGCCTACGGCACGACGGTCTTCGCCGCGCTCCTCGTGTCGTACCGCTATCTGCCACTGGAGATGGCCGGCCATCCATGGCTGTACGGACCACTCCTCGTGCTGACGATGACGTCCGTGATCTACGGATACGCAAGGACGGTCGCACTGTGGGAGCGGGGGCCGACGTCGGTGCGGCCAGTGGAACGGGAACCGCAGGTGGAGCTGGTTTGA
- a CDS encoding PucR family transcriptional regulator: protein MVQPAPGQRRPQSHRVHRAGDLGRGLAADVLGGLHTGVPPAEADRLLETVQVHLSGSGSITDTAAALYCHRNTIQQRLNRFAELTGRDPRRPEDAALVVLALGAHRLRQM from the coding sequence GTGGTTCAGCCGGCTCCTGGACAGCGGCGGCCGCAATCCCACCGTGTCCACCGGGCCGGCGACCTCGGCCGCGGTCTGGCGGCCGACGTGCTGGGCGGGCTGCACACGGGAGTTCCCCCGGCGGAGGCGGACCGGCTGCTGGAGACCGTCCAGGTCCACCTGTCGGGCAGCGGCTCCATCACCGACACGGCCGCCGCGCTGTACTGCCACCGCAACACGATCCAACAGCGCCTCAACCGCTTCGCCGAACTCACCGGCCGCGACCCCAGGCGCCCGGAGGACGCGGCCCTGGTCGTCCTGGCCCTCGGCGCGCACCGCCTCCGACAGATGTAA
- a CDS encoding aldehyde dehydrogenase family protein: MIGPGSVQSARHQPVDRLGQQAASGSVVFGRDIAAAKAVADALDVGMISINGPSGTQEDLPFGGVELFGVGRELGAYGMAEFVNRKVVRVRGEAGRAGRTG; encoded by the coding sequence GTGATCGGTCCGGGCTCGGTCCAGAGCGCCCGACATCAGCCGGTGGACCGCCTCGGTCAGCAGGCGGCCTCCGGCAGCGTCGTGTTCGGCCGGGACATCGCCGCCGCGAAGGCGGTCGCCGACGCGCTCGACGTCGGCATGATCTCGATCAACGGCCCCTCCGGCACCCAGGAGGACCTCCCCTTCGGCGGGGTCGAACTGTTCGGCGTGGGGCGGGAGTTGGGCGCGTACGGAATGGCCGAGTTCGTCAACCGGAAGGTCGTACGCGTACGGGGAGAGGCGGGACGGGCAGGTCGGACGGGCTGA
- a CDS encoding DoxX family protein, whose product MEIAYWIVAGLLAAFYLYAGGKKVAQSKERLAPMMGWVDTVPMGAVRAIGTVEILGAAGLVLPPLTGTAPVLAILAALGFLVLQILATALHLSRGEVQETGLNVTLIALAGAAAWLATTW is encoded by the coding sequence ATGGAGATCGCCTACTGGATCGTCGCCGGACTCCTCGCCGCCTTCTACCTGTACGCGGGTGGCAAGAAGGTCGCGCAGAGCAAGGAGCGACTGGCGCCCATGATGGGCTGGGTGGACACGGTTCCGATGGGGGCCGTCCGGGCCATCGGGACCGTCGAGATCCTCGGCGCCGCCGGCCTCGTACTGCCGCCGCTCACCGGGACGGCCCCCGTCCTCGCGATACTCGCCGCACTCGGCTTCCTCGTACTCCAGATCCTGGCGACCGCCCTGCACCTGTCCCGCGGAGAGGTGCAGGAGACCGGCCTCAACGTCACCCTCATCGCGCTCGCCGGCGCGGCCGCGTGGCTCGCCACGACGTGGTGA
- a CDS encoding winged helix-turn-helix transcriptional regulator, with translation MSKYRRTCLIRGDGGRAIRGILDRVGDKWTLLVVATLDGERMRFTELQQRIPGISQRMLTRTVRHLERDGLVSRTAYAEVPPRVEYELTPMGRTLIEPAVALAEWAVDNNPDIERNQTAYDTERP, from the coding sequence ATGTCGAAGTACCGCAGGACCTGTCTCATCCGCGGCGACGGCGGCCGGGCGATCCGGGGCATCCTGGACCGCGTCGGCGACAAGTGGACGCTGCTGGTGGTGGCCACCCTCGACGGCGAGCGCATGCGCTTCACCGAGCTGCAGCAGCGCATCCCGGGCATCTCGCAGCGCATGCTGACCCGCACGGTCCGGCACCTGGAGCGCGACGGCCTGGTGTCCCGCACGGCGTACGCCGAGGTCCCGCCCCGCGTCGAGTACGAACTCACCCCGATGGGCCGGACCTTGATCGAGCCCGCCGTGGCACTGGCCGAATGGGCCGTCGACAACAACCCCGACATCGAGCGGAACCAGACGGCGTACGACACGGAGCGTCCCTGA
- a CDS encoding DegT/DnrJ/EryC1/StrS family aminotransferase: MPYGSRLAATMARRLGRECVYTPSARLALYLALRRWCRPGGRVLMSPVNDDVILFVVLAAGLRPVMAPVSVWDGNIDPAAVPESTWRGVDAVLTTNLYGMPDRVVELRLRCEELGIPLIEDAAHAIGTHLDGRPIGTFGTAAAFSLSKHVAAMAGGFLVVEDARTRRELELLRDDLLVPGRLAGDLATALRPLARSAVRGLHLVRPAWRTMQRLGLLERDDFRMALHAPRLSASALRAPSLTAYEPWIRVDLHDFRTRHGTLVRGQLKLRMALLDENLTRRRAGVSVLSGTAWASPALRDRAARGGPLPLFRVPLLVHNRDALVQRLVNHGVVAGYIYDPPLDDYAGAEFVEPSPDPSSARWFASHVLPADPLQARTLTAALTRERTRTAHPPAPTAAVPDATPPAPLGQ, translated from the coding sequence ATGCCGTACGGATCGCGGCTCGCCGCGACTATGGCACGCCGGCTCGGACGGGAGTGCGTCTACACACCCTCGGCACGCCTGGCCCTGTACCTGGCACTACGACGCTGGTGCCGCCCGGGCGGTCGGGTGCTGATGTCGCCGGTGAACGACGACGTGATCCTCTTCGTCGTCCTCGCGGCCGGACTGCGCCCGGTCATGGCCCCCGTGTCCGTCTGGGACGGCAACATCGACCCGGCCGCCGTACCGGAGTCCACCTGGCGCGGAGTGGACGCCGTCCTCACCACGAACCTGTACGGCATGCCGGACCGGGTCGTGGAACTGCGCCTGCGCTGCGAGGAGTTGGGGATCCCCCTGATCGAGGACGCCGCGCACGCGATCGGCACGCACCTGGACGGGCGGCCGATCGGGACGTTCGGAACGGCGGCGGCCTTCAGCCTCTCCAAGCACGTGGCGGCGATGGCGGGCGGCTTCCTGGTCGTGGAGGACGCGCGCACCCGCCGGGAGCTGGAGCTGCTGCGCGACGACCTCCTGGTCCCGGGCCGCCTGGCCGGCGACCTGGCAACCGCCCTGCGCCCACTGGCGCGTTCGGCCGTCCGCGGCCTCCACCTGGTGCGCCCGGCCTGGCGCACGATGCAACGCCTCGGCCTCCTGGAACGCGACGACTTCCGGATGGCCCTGCACGCGCCCCGGCTCTCCGCCAGTGCACTGCGGGCGCCGAGCCTGACCGCGTACGAACCATGGATACGCGTCGACCTCCACGACTTCCGGACCCGCCACGGAACCCTGGTGCGCGGCCAGTTGAAACTCCGCATGGCGCTGCTCGACGAGAATCTCACCCGGCGCCGGGCAGGCGTCAGCGTCCTCTCCGGCACGGCCTGGGCCTCACCGGCGCTCCGCGACCGCGCGGCACGGGGCGGCCCGCTGCCCCTCTTCCGGGTCCCGCTCCTGGTCCACAACCGTGACGCCCTGGTGCAGCGCCTGGTGAATCACGGAGTGGTCGCGGGCTACATCTACGATCCCCCGCTCGACGACTACGCGGGCGCGGAGTTCGTCGAACCGTCCCCCGACCCGTCGTCCGCCCGCTGGTTCGCCTCCCACGTCCTGCCGGCCGATCCCCTCCAGGCCCGCACTCTCACCGCCGCCCTCACGAGAGAACGGACGAGGACAGCCCACCCGCCCGCTCCGACCGCCGCCGTCCCGGACGCCACACCACCGGCGCCGCTGGGCCAGTGA
- a CDS encoding GNAT family N-acetyltransferase — MSTITIHRPEELSGPLRRAWHRAMDESPDYANPFLAPEFAAGIGRHRGGARVAVLHEGEEAVGFLPYERNALGVGRAIGLGLSDAQALVHRPGVTWDTRELLRACGLSVFEFDHLVEEQKPFGPYVTGTFASPAIDLKDGDDAGYAEWLRGAYPGLAKTTLKKERRLARDLGEMRFVFDERDPGALRTLMRWKSAQYRRTGRMDRFARPWIVELVDQLFQVREEHFTGVLSVVYAGDRPVAAHFGPRSRTVFAPWFTAYDPDLQYYSPGLIMHLRMAEAAGRDGVRLMDLGRGDKEWKDWLKTRELRVGEGFAARPHPVATAHRLWRRPVRGLRNTVLAHPRLREPADRLLKTVGTLRTSGRMDSGPAPRRNADLRGTANAQGTSKPQRNASARGNAAPQRKR; from the coding sequence ATGAGCACCATCACGATCCACAGACCCGAGGAACTGAGCGGCCCGCTGCGCCGGGCCTGGCACCGCGCGATGGACGAGTCACCGGACTACGCGAACCCCTTCCTGGCACCGGAGTTCGCGGCGGGGATCGGCCGGCACCGCGGCGGGGCGCGGGTGGCGGTCCTGCACGAGGGCGAAGAGGCCGTCGGCTTCCTCCCGTACGAGCGCAACGCCTTAGGGGTGGGCCGGGCCATCGGACTCGGTCTCTCCGACGCCCAGGCCCTCGTGCACCGGCCCGGCGTCACCTGGGACACCCGGGAACTGCTGCGGGCCTGCGGTCTTTCCGTCTTCGAGTTCGACCACCTCGTCGAGGAGCAGAAGCCCTTCGGGCCCTATGTCACGGGGACGTTCGCCTCACCGGCCATCGACCTGAAGGACGGCGACGACGCCGGCTACGCGGAGTGGCTGCGCGGCGCGTACCCGGGGCTGGCCAAGACGACGCTGAAGAAGGAACGCCGGCTGGCGCGCGACCTGGGCGAGATGCGGTTCGTCTTCGACGAGCGCGATCCGGGGGCGCTGCGCACGCTCATGCGGTGGAAGTCCGCCCAGTACCGCAGGACGGGACGGATGGACAGGTTCGCGCGACCGTGGATCGTGGAGCTCGTGGACCAGCTGTTCCAGGTCCGCGAGGAGCACTTCACCGGTGTGCTGTCCGTGGTGTACGCGGGGGACCGGCCGGTGGCCGCGCACTTCGGGCCCAGATCGCGCACGGTGTTCGCGCCGTGGTTCACCGCGTACGACCCCGACCTCCAGTACTACTCGCCCGGCCTGATCATGCACCTCCGCATGGCCGAGGCCGCCGGGCGGGACGGTGTGCGGCTCATGGACCTGGGGCGCGGCGACAAGGAGTGGAAGGACTGGCTCAAGACCCGCGAACTGCGCGTCGGCGAGGGCTTCGCGGCCCGCCCCCACCCGGTGGCCACGGCACACCGGCTGTGGCGCAGGCCCGTGCGCGGGCTCCGGAACACGGTCCTGGCCCATCCGCGGCTGAGGGAACCGGCCGACCGGCTGCTCAAGACGGTCGGCACGCTGCGCACGTCGGGCCGCATGGACTCCGGCCCGGCCCCACGACGGAACGCGGACCTGCGGGGCACCGCGAACGCGCAAGGCACCTCGAAACCACAGCGGAATGCGAGCGCGCGGGGCAATGCGGCCCCGCAGCGGAAGAGGTGA
- a CDS encoding PH domain-containing protein: MALFGNAHTIDPAKAQHDYARLLGQDEQVYAAYLLIRDTILFTDRRLILVDKQGITGKKTEYHSVPYRSITHFSVETAGHFDLDAELKIWISGTPAPIEKTFTKGVDIYEVQAILTQFVAR; this comes from the coding sequence ATGGCGCTGTTCGGAAACGCGCACACCATCGATCCGGCGAAGGCGCAGCACGACTACGCGCGACTGCTCGGGCAGGACGAGCAGGTGTACGCGGCGTACCTGCTGATACGCGACACCATCCTCTTCACCGACCGCCGTCTCATCCTGGTCGACAAGCAGGGCATCACCGGCAAGAAGACGGAGTACCACTCCGTCCCCTACCGCAGCATCACCCACTTCTCGGTGGAGACCGCGGGCCACTTCGACCTCGACGCCGAGCTGAAGATCTGGATCTCCGGCACCCCGGCGCCGATCGAGAAGACCTTCACCAAGGGCGTGGACATCTACGAGGTCCAGGCGATCCTCACGCAGTTCGTGGCGCGCTAG
- a CDS encoding MFS transporter — MTSYRSLFRTPEFTPLFLASSAQVAAQTMSGLALGTLVYRATDSPLLSALSMFGPSLAQVLGATTLLSAADRLPPRATLTGTALAFAAGTAALAAPLPLWGIFALILVLGLVASLGGGVRWGLLNEILREDGYILGRSVFNMANGITQVVGFATGGVLIAFLSPRGTLLTAAALYATAAAVSRLALTPRPPRATGRPSVRETRRTNATLLASGPRRHLFLALWIPNGLIVGCESLYVSYAPGHAGLLFACAALGMLAGDVTAARFVPSRLRPKLGVPLLLLLAAPYVLFFLRPGPVLAAALATLASAGFAASLLQQERLMAVTPPELSGHALGLHSSGMLTMQGVGAALAGATAQLTSPGTAMTVMALVSIAVTVSLVPGLRPVPLAASAPRTA; from the coding sequence ATGACGTCGTACCGGTCCCTCTTCCGTACCCCCGAGTTCACCCCGCTCTTCCTGGCCTCCTCGGCGCAGGTGGCAGCCCAGACGATGAGCGGGCTCGCGCTCGGCACGCTGGTCTACCGGGCCACGGACTCGCCGCTGCTTTCGGCCCTGAGCATGTTCGGCCCGTCACTGGCCCAGGTGCTGGGCGCGACCACGCTTCTGTCGGCGGCCGACCGACTGCCGCCCCGGGCCACGCTGACGGGCACCGCGCTGGCGTTCGCGGCGGGTACGGCGGCACTGGCGGCCCCGCTGCCCCTGTGGGGGATCTTCGCCCTGATCCTCGTACTGGGCCTGGTGGCGTCCCTGGGCGGCGGGGTCCGCTGGGGGCTGCTGAACGAGATCCTGCGCGAGGACGGCTACATCCTCGGCCGCTCGGTCTTCAACATGGCGAACGGGATCACGCAGGTCGTGGGGTTCGCGACGGGAGGCGTCCTCATCGCGTTCCTGTCCCCGCGCGGCACGCTGCTCACGGCGGCGGCCCTGTACGCGACGGCCGCCGCGGTGTCCCGCCTCGCCCTGACCCCCCGCCCGCCGAGAGCCACGGGCCGCCCGTCGGTGCGCGAGACCCGGCGCACGAACGCGACCCTGCTCGCCTCCGGCCCCCGCCGCCACCTGTTCCTGGCCCTCTGGATCCCCAACGGCCTGATCGTCGGCTGCGAGTCCCTCTATGTCTCGTACGCCCCCGGCCACGCGGGCCTGCTCTTCGCCTGTGCGGCCCTGGGCATGCTGGCGGGGGATGTCACGGCGGCCCGCTTCGTGCCGTCCCGGCTGCGCCCGAAGTTGGGGGTTCCACTGCTTCTGCTGCTGGCGGCCCCGTACGTGCTGTTCTTCCTGCGCCCGGGGCCCGTCCTGGCGGCGGCCCTCGCCACCCTCGCCTCGGCCGGCTTCGCGGCGAGCCTCCTGCAGCAGGAACGCCTGATGGCCGTGACCCCGCCCGAACTGTCAGGCCACGCACTGGGGTTGCACTCGTCCGGGATGCTGACGATGCAGGGGGTGGGGGCGGCCCTGGCGGGCGCGACGGCCCAACTGACGTCACCGGGCACGGCGATGACGGTGATGGCGCTGGTGTCGATCGCCGTGACGGTGAGCCTGGTGCCGGGGCTGCGCCCCGTGCCTCTTGCGGCTAGCGCGCCACGAACTGCGTGA